A DNA window from Bradyrhizobium barranii subsp. barranii contains the following coding sequences:
- a CDS encoding S1 family peptidase translates to MGTFVSLRACASAYFAACLTIVGSASFSSAAELKAPDPFRGASSRLKDLSSFVDNHLQTVKTVNKAASTKIAGGKSQTMDINAFSQIAGRGAIANIRTIENTLRFQQLDSAPNIRKLDFLQDHQTQLQDFSNKLHQAQTDLQTLAPAEAKQRFDAIIVPTDMQEILQLGTDGRTLPLPPHLQGLGGLKPATLTPYVVGPGSAATVDYPSVVEIAYAWDGYGSSALCTGTLISSTAVLTAAHCFCEQVDAKSAKACLSATYKRGQEDVKPDDKRFVSVFFHDRGAVAVDEIIINPDYAFPKKDLAILKLAKEITDVMPAPLNTVRSLKPGEFATIVGFGVHSPLKANGAPQPGPPVDGSEGIKLWATIQAAACKDISFSEDFCWSFELRNENKILGSTCHGDSGGPAFATIDGALKLVGVTSGGPEDCRAGKDLSYDVEVFKNITWITSVAGSNTNPAFAANPNAFFKNPGVRAYGAPYHLFINTPDHSSGTFAITNSSGSLTVSVNTTPTFASLTLELTAPNANSPACTSSVADAFATCTIQSPALGTWSVRVTGASPQESQVVAAVGH, encoded by the coding sequence ATGGGGACATTTGTCAGCTTGCGCGCGTGCGCATCGGCGTATTTTGCCGCGTGTTTGACTATCGTTGGGAGCGCCAGTTTCAGCTCGGCTGCCGAGCTGAAAGCTCCTGATCCATTCAGGGGTGCTTCGAGCAGGCTGAAGGATCTATCGTCATTCGTCGACAATCACCTCCAAACCGTCAAGACCGTCAATAAGGCCGCCAGTACCAAGATCGCCGGCGGCAAAAGCCAAACCATGGATATCAACGCCTTCAGCCAAATAGCTGGCAGGGGAGCGATTGCGAACATACGCACGATCGAGAATACGCTGCGTTTCCAGCAATTGGATTCGGCACCAAACATTCGCAAGCTTGATTTCCTGCAAGATCACCAGACGCAGCTCCAGGATTTCTCGAACAAACTGCATCAGGCGCAAACCGACCTGCAGACACTTGCGCCAGCCGAAGCCAAACAGCGGTTCGACGCGATCATCGTCCCGACAGATATGCAAGAAATTCTTCAGCTCGGCACGGATGGTCGCACACTTCCACTGCCGCCCCATCTCCAAGGTCTGGGCGGGCTGAAACCGGCGACGCTCACTCCGTACGTTGTCGGCCCCGGCTCGGCCGCCACCGTCGACTATCCCTCCGTTGTTGAGATCGCTTACGCCTGGGATGGATACGGCTCTTCAGCCTTATGCACAGGTACTCTGATCTCCTCGACGGCCGTGCTCACGGCGGCGCATTGCTTTTGCGAGCAGGTAGATGCGAAGTCGGCGAAAGCCTGTCTCTCAGCGACCTACAAGCGCGGTCAGGAGGATGTGAAGCCCGATGATAAACGGTTTGTCTCAGTCTTCTTCCATGATCGCGGTGCCGTCGCCGTCGACGAGATCATTATCAACCCGGACTATGCATTCCCCAAGAAGGATCTCGCGATCCTTAAGCTCGCCAAAGAGATCACCGATGTGATGCCCGCGCCGCTCAATACGGTGAGATCACTTAAGCCTGGGGAATTTGCAACCATCGTCGGCTTTGGAGTGCATAGTCCGCTCAAAGCGAACGGCGCACCTCAGCCAGGACCGCCTGTCGACGGCTCCGAAGGCATCAAACTGTGGGCGACTATACAAGCTGCGGCCTGCAAGGATATCAGCTTTAGCGAAGATTTCTGCTGGAGCTTCGAGCTCCGCAATGAAAATAAGATTCTTGGAAGTACGTGCCATGGAGATTCCGGCGGGCCGGCATTCGCGACTATCGACGGCGCCCTAAAGCTCGTCGGCGTCACGTCAGGGGGGCCCGAGGACTGCCGGGCAGGAAAGGACCTGTCCTATGATGTCGAGGTCTTCAAGAACATAACTTGGATCACGTCGGTCGCCGGATCCAACACCAACCCGGCTTTCGCTGCCAATCCAAACGCGTTCTTCAAAAACCCCGGTGTCCGGGCTTACGGTGCTCCCTACCATCTTTTCATAAATACCCCGGATCACTCGAGCGGGACCTTCGCAATTACCAACTCAAGCGGTTCTCTCACGGTCAGTGTCAACACAACGCCAACCTTCGCATCGCTGACGCTCGAATTAACGGCACCAAACGCAAACAGCCCAGCGTGTACCTCATCGGTGGCGGACGCCTTTGCGACCTGCACGATACAATCGCCCGCACTGGGTACCTGGAGCGTTCGCGTTACTGGCGCAAGTCCTCAAGAGTCGCAAGTGGTCGCCGCCGTCGGCCATTAA
- a CDS encoding recombinase family protein, which produces MSTEQQQYSTANQSQAIREYASRHGFRIDKTYEDSGKSGLNLDDRHALKRLIDDVQNGKAAFSTFLVYDISRWGRFQDADESAYYEYICKRAGISVRYCAEQFENDGSPVSTIVKGVKRAMAGEYSRELSVKVFAGQRRLIELGYRQGGPAGYGLRRQLIDQNGLPKAELVRGEHKSIQTDRIVLIPGPEEEVETIRFIYDAFVVQSRSEAEIAESLNRKGIVTDLARPWTRATVHQILINEKYIGNNVWNRCSCKLKGSRVYNPPERWIRHNQAFEPIVDEDTFRSAQAIISERCKRYSDEELLDVLRGLLEQHGYLSGIIIDELEFGPSSSAYRTRFGSLVRAYELIGFTPDRDYRYIEINRALRRMYPDFIASTVRGIEEIGGSVRQNAETDLLTVNDEFTASLCMVRAQETIAGSHRWKVRFDTGLRPDITVAIRMNQMNSAVLDYYLLPRFEMEADQVALAENNGLAFDAYRFDTLDMLFELAARSQLMEVSYGIGSMH; this is translated from the coding sequence ATGTCGACCGAGCAGCAACAATATTCAACGGCTAACCAGTCCCAAGCTATCCGTGAATATGCCAGCCGGCACGGCTTTCGCATCGACAAGACTTACGAGGACAGCGGCAAGAGCGGCCTCAATTTGGATGACCGTCACGCGCTCAAACGGTTGATCGACGATGTTCAGAATGGCAAAGCCGCGTTCTCGACATTCCTAGTTTACGACATTAGTCGCTGGGGTCGGTTCCAGGATGCCGACGAAAGTGCCTACTACGAATACATCTGCAAACGAGCGGGCATCTCGGTTCGATATTGCGCTGAACAATTCGAGAATGACGGCAGTCCGGTTTCGACCATCGTTAAGGGCGTCAAGCGCGCGATGGCTGGTGAATACAGCCGCGAACTTTCAGTCAAGGTCTTCGCAGGGCAGCGGCGTCTCATCGAGCTGGGCTATCGGCAGGGCGGCCCGGCGGGGTACGGGTTGCGCCGACAATTGATAGATCAGAATGGTCTTCCCAAAGCAGAGCTCGTTCGCGGAGAGCACAAAAGCATTCAGACCGACCGGATTGTTCTGATTCCTGGCCCAGAGGAGGAGGTCGAAACCATCCGCTTCATCTATGATGCCTTCGTGGTGCAAAGCAGAAGCGAGGCAGAGATTGCCGAGAGTCTGAATCGAAAAGGCATCGTTACTGACCTCGCACGTCCATGGACCAGGGCCACGGTTCACCAGATCCTCATCAACGAGAAATACATCGGCAACAACGTCTGGAACAGGTGTTCCTGCAAGTTGAAGGGCAGCCGGGTCTATAATCCTCCCGAGCGCTGGATCCGACACAACCAAGCTTTTGAGCCGATTGTCGACGAAGACACTTTTAGATCAGCCCAGGCCATTATTTCCGAACGCTGCAAGCGTTATTCTGACGAAGAGCTTCTCGATGTGCTGCGCGGCCTCTTGGAGCAGCACGGCTACCTGTCTGGTATTATTATCGACGAATTGGAATTCGGCCCCTCCAGCAGTGCTTATCGCACTCGCTTTGGCAGCCTTGTCCGCGCCTATGAACTCATCGGCTTCACGCCGGACCGAGACTACCGCTATATCGAAATCAACCGCGCACTGCGGCGAATGTATCCTGACTTCATCGCTTCCACCGTACGCGGCATCGAGGAGATCGGCGGATCGGTTCGACAAAACGCCGAGACGGACCTCCTCACGGTGAACGATGAATTCACGGCTTCACTGTGCATGGTTCGGGCACAGGAAACGATCGCCGGCTCTCATCGCTGGAAGGTTCGTTTTGATACGGGCTTGCGCCCCGACATCACTGTCGCCATCCGAATGAACCAGATGAACAGCGCCGTGCTGGACTATTACCTGCTCCCCCGCTTCGAAATGGAAGCCGATCAGGTTGCCCTCGCCGAGAACAATGGGCTCGCATTTGATGCGTATCGCTTCGACACCCTCGACATGCTGTTTGAACTTGCCGCTCGCTCGCAATTGATGGAGGTCAGCTATGGGATCGGCTCAATGCATTGA
- a CDS encoding transposase, producing the protein MEQSGEEAEADGFVGKLTRRTRSGGRLWSAEIKGRAVFESMKPDARVCDVARRYGVKAQQLTTWRRLARAGRLALVTDDAADFVSIELSDPVASGKSEGPVEITIGKVSVRLDADVSAVRIAEIVTAIERGA; encoded by the coding sequence ATGGAACAATCGGGGGAGGAAGCCGAAGCTGATGGCTTTGTGGGGAAGCTTACGCGCCGGACGCGTTCTGGAGGCCGGTTATGGTCTGCGGAGATCAAGGGGCGCGCTGTTTTCGAGAGCATGAAGCCCGACGCCCGGGTATGTGATGTCGCACGGCGTTATGGTGTGAAGGCCCAGCAGTTGACGACGTGGCGCAGATTGGCGCGTGCTGGCCGGCTCGCATTGGTCACGGACGACGCGGCGGATTTCGTGTCGATCGAGCTGAGCGATCCAGTGGCGTCAGGCAAGAGCGAGGGGCCCGTCGAGATTACGATTGGCAAGGTTTCGGTCCGCCTGGATGCGGACGTGTCGGCGGTGCGGATCGCGGAGATCGTGACTGCGATCGAGCGCGGCGCATGA
- a CDS encoding plasmid partitioning protein RepB C-terminal domain-containing protein, translating into MILKAVENGVSEARIAKALNVDVASIRRRRKLLDGICAEAVELLKEKHLTLNSFSELRKLAPIRQIEAAELMIAMNNFSNSYVRSLVAATPRNQLASGYTPRTPKGLSDEQLALMERESASLAREFKVAEQTYGTDHLDLVLAVGYLSKLLRNGKVVGYLAKHFQELLFEFQRITESEATAA; encoded by the coding sequence ATGATCTTGAAAGCCGTCGAAAACGGCGTGTCGGAAGCGCGCATTGCCAAGGCGCTGAATGTCGACGTCGCCAGCATTCGTCGGCGCCGGAAGCTACTGGACGGCATCTGCGCGGAGGCGGTCGAGCTACTGAAAGAGAAGCATTTGACCCTCAACTCATTTTCAGAGCTGCGCAAACTTGCGCCGATCCGGCAGATTGAGGCCGCCGAGCTGATGATCGCGATGAACAATTTCTCCAACAGCTATGTGCGCTCGCTGGTGGCGGCAACGCCTCGCAACCAGCTCGCCAGCGGCTACACGCCGCGTACCCCGAAGGGATTATCAGACGAACAGCTCGCGCTGATGGAGCGGGAGTCAGCGTCGCTCGCGCGCGAGTTCAAGGTGGCCGAACAGACCTATGGCACCGACCACCTCGATCTGGTGCTGGCGGTTGGCTACCTTTCAAAGCTTTTACGCAACGGCAAGGTGGTCGGCTATCTCGCCAAGCATTTTCAGGAATTGCTGTTCGAATTTCAGCGCATCACCGAGTCAGAAGCAACAGCCGCCTAA
- a CDS encoding beta strand repeat-containing protein encodes MGEKLRLPIKDNFGNDADLRAAVTNPDGVLVIDGVAPAKPAAPVDAAVSNGYVNAANNTAAQMLTGTAEAGSAVAIYDGTSSSTLFQTYPVTQTVANGWIANGFGQTNEYEPFSLSQVSTITSIDFVVRAGGAAPNFPADVDVTIYAAGPVQGQLGSAVSSHDYSAAELTTLFIDTANIGILGAEVKLPSTTLSSGTYYLSLTSNGSPLYPTLYPGVASSLYFVDGNPRGGTPTSMDFAINGFQALGTTTADGLGNWSYTIGRLTNGSTHSYMVTATDAAGNISAISDPLAFAVDTSAPVVTASLASDTGLSATDKITSNAAIAGAAEANAVIHFTVDGTEIVATVEADASGAWSFAPTGLADGSHTVIASETDAAGNVGATSPVTFTLDTHGPTGWQFTLANSNFDGTTNIAAGTVIGSIAQTGDATGSPFKYFFASNAAGTSGISQSSNGISIDANTGVLTTTAALSSWPSIYVVAEDQAGNLYAQPLTLQFGTSAGQAITVAAGATATFGLGGNDTIAGTSAANNIAGGAGNDSITGFVGADTVNGGVGTDSIVLSATSTDLNAATNAQIVNVEAINAASAAAGVVIDLHSQSEGFTVTGSALDDTITGGAGADSIAAGGGNDKVIGFVGADSVNGGAGTDTIVLSATSTDFNVATNAQITNVEAVSAASAAAGVTIDLHNQSEGFTIAGSALADLITGGGGADSIIGFVGADTVNGGAGTDSVILSATSSDLNTAADAQIVNVEAINAASAAAGVVIDLHSQSEGFTITGTTSDDIITGGAGADSITAGGGNDKIIGFIGADIVNGGAGTDTIVLSATSTGLNTATNAQITNVEAVSAASADAGVTIDIHNQSEKFIITGSAFADQIAGGGGADTLIGGLGDDTYIITNTGDTVVENAGEGTDTVQSSVTYTLGTNVENLTLTGTSNINGTGNGVDNVIVGNSGNNILVGLGGADTLDGGQGTDTATYTASGTGVNVSLATGQGSGGDAQGDILANIENLTGSQFNDLLEGDAGNNVLAGGAGIDTVSYAHASAGVTVSLAVTSAQNTFGAGSDTLTGFENLTGSAYNDVLTGSSAADVLTGGGGNDVLNGGGGADTLDGGAGADRLTGGAGNDSFKFNFGEANGDVVTDFAGAGANAGDHLDFYGYGTLASGATFQRVAATDFYTITPDAAHGGAALAETIEILNVFNLNTSAGSNDFILH; translated from the coding sequence ATGGGAGAAAAGCTCCGCTTACCGATCAAAGACAATTTCGGTAATGATGCCGACCTCAGGGCAGCTGTGACGAATCCTGATGGTGTGCTAGTCATCGATGGTGTTGCGCCGGCAAAGCCGGCTGCGCCCGTGGATGCTGCGGTATCGAACGGCTACGTCAACGCCGCTAACAATACCGCAGCGCAGATGCTGACCGGAACGGCCGAGGCTGGCAGTGCCGTCGCAATTTACGACGGGACCTCATCCAGCACGTTGTTCCAGACCTATCCTGTTACGCAAACTGTGGCGAACGGCTGGATTGCCAACGGGTTTGGGCAAACAAATGAATACGAGCCCTTCTCGCTTAGCCAGGTTTCTACCATTACATCGATTGATTTCGTGGTCCGAGCCGGCGGCGCGGCGCCGAACTTCCCCGCGGACGTTGACGTAACGATCTACGCCGCTGGACCAGTTCAAGGGCAGCTGGGATCTGCGGTGTCCAGCCACGACTATAGTGCGGCTGAATTAACGACGCTGTTTATAGATACTGCAAATATCGGAATACTTGGCGCCGAGGTCAAGCTTCCGTCCACGACGCTTAGCTCTGGCACCTACTATCTGTCCCTCACGTCCAATGGATCGCCGCTTTATCCAACCCTTTATCCTGGCGTGGCTAGCTCCTTGTATTTTGTCGACGGCAATCCTCGTGGGGGAACTCCCACTTCGATGGACTTTGCTATCAATGGATTCCAGGCGCTCGGGACCACAACGGCAGACGGTTTGGGCAACTGGTCTTACACCATCGGCCGCCTCACGAACGGGTCAACTCACAGCTATATGGTGACCGCAACCGATGCGGCAGGCAATATCAGCGCGATCAGTGATCCTCTGGCTTTCGCCGTCGATACCTCGGCTCCCGTGGTGACGGCAAGTCTGGCCAGTGACACCGGTCTATCCGCGACGGACAAGATCACCTCGAACGCCGCAATTGCAGGTGCGGCGGAGGCTAACGCCGTGATTCACTTCACGGTGGATGGCACGGAGATTGTTGCAACGGTCGAAGCGGACGCCAGCGGTGCCTGGAGCTTTGCGCCGACCGGCCTGGCTGATGGGTCACATACGGTAATAGCAAGCGAGACCGATGCCGCGGGCAATGTCGGTGCGACCTCGCCGGTGACATTTACGCTTGATACCCATGGCCCGACGGGATGGCAGTTTACGTTGGCGAATTCGAATTTTGATGGAACGACTAACATTGCTGCGGGAACGGTCATTGGATCGATTGCTCAAACAGGAGATGCGACCGGCTCACCGTTCAAGTATTTCTTTGCGTCGAATGCCGCCGGAACGTCAGGGATCAGCCAAAGCAGTAATGGAATCTCGATCGATGCCAACACTGGAGTTCTCACAACGACGGCGGCCCTGAGCAGCTGGCCAAGCATATACGTTGTTGCGGAGGATCAGGCAGGCAATCTTTACGCTCAACCGCTAACGCTTCAGTTCGGAACCTCTGCTGGCCAGGCCATCACCGTGGCGGCTGGCGCAACCGCGACGTTCGGGCTTGGGGGTAACGATACGATTGCCGGCACGTCAGCCGCTAACAACATTGCAGGAGGAGCGGGTAACGACTCGATCACTGGCTTTGTGGGAGCGGACACCGTCAACGGCGGCGTGGGAACGGACAGCATCGTGCTGTCGGCCACGTCCACTGATCTGAACGCGGCCACCAATGCCCAAATCGTCAATGTCGAGGCTATCAACGCTGCGTCCGCGGCAGCCGGTGTGGTCATCGACCTTCACAGCCAGAGTGAAGGATTTACCGTCACGGGCAGTGCTTTGGATGATACCATCACGGGCGGAGCCGGGGCCGACAGCATCGCCGCCGGCGGCGGCAACGACAAGGTTATCGGATTCGTCGGGGCTGATTCCGTCAATGGCGGCGCGGGGACAGACACCATCGTCCTGTCCGCGACGTCCACGGACTTCAACGTCGCAACGAACGCCCAAATCACCAATGTCGAGGCTGTGTCGGCGGCTTCTGCAGCCGCGGGTGTGACGATTGATTTGCACAATCAAAGCGAGGGGTTCACCATCGCCGGCAGCGCACTCGCCGACCTGATCACGGGTGGCGGGGGCGCCGACTCGATCATTGGCTTTGTAGGAGCCGACACCGTGAATGGCGGCGCGGGCACGGACAGCGTCATCCTGTCCGCCACGTCCAGTGATCTGAACACCGCCGCGGACGCCCAAATCGTCAACGTTGAAGCCATCAATGCTGCGTCGGCAGCAGCGGGCGTGGTCATCGACCTCCATAGCCAAAGCGAAGGGTTCACCATCACCGGCACTACATCGGATGACATCATCACGGGCGGAGCCGGAGCTGACAGCATCACGGCCGGTGGCGGCAACGACAAGATCATCGGCTTTATCGGGGCCGATATCGTGAATGGCGGCGCAGGCACAGACACCATCGTCCTGTCTGCGACGTCCACGGGCCTCAACACCGCAACGAATGCACAGATCACCAACGTCGAAGCTGTCTCGGCGGCATCGGCCGACGCAGGTGTGACGATCGACATACACAATCAGAGTGAGAAATTCATCATCACCGGCAGCGCGTTTGCCGACCAGATCGCCGGCGGCGGCGGAGCCGACACGCTGATTGGCGGGCTGGGCGATGATACTTACATCATCACCAACACCGGTGACACGGTCGTGGAGAACGCGGGCGAGGGTACGGACACCGTGCAGTCGTCGGTCACATACACGCTCGGGACCAACGTGGAAAACCTTACGTTGACGGGGACCTCGAACATCAATGGCACCGGCAATGGGGTTGACAACGTTATCGTCGGAAATTCTGGCAACAACATCCTCGTCGGACTTGGCGGCGCGGATACGCTCGACGGCGGGCAGGGCACTGACACGGCGACCTACACGGCCTCGGGGACTGGCGTCAACGTGAGCTTGGCGACGGGGCAGGGTAGCGGCGGTGATGCTCAGGGTGATATTCTGGCCAACATCGAGAACCTGACCGGCTCCCAATTCAACGACCTCCTGGAGGGTGACGCGGGAAACAACGTGCTGGCGGGCGGTGCCGGCATCGACACAGTCTCGTACGCGCATGCGAGCGCAGGGGTAACGGTCAGTCTTGCCGTAACCTCGGCACAGAACACGTTCGGCGCCGGGTCGGACACGCTGACTGGTTTCGAGAATCTGACGGGTTCGGCCTATAACGATGTGCTGACCGGCAGTAGCGCCGCCGATGTCTTGACAGGAGGTGGCGGCAACGATGTGCTGAATGGTGGAGGCGGCGCCGATACGCTCGACGGCGGAGCCGGCGCGGATCGCCTGACAGGCGGCGCCGGCAATGATTCCTTCAAATTCAATTTCGGTGAGGCCAATGGCGATGTGGTGACCGATTTTGCCGGAGCGGGAGCCAATGCCGGCGATCATTTGGACTTTTATGGTTATGGCACACTGGCCAGTGGCGCGACGTTCCAGCGGGTCGCGGCGACCGATTTTTACACAATTACTCCCGATGCGGCTCATGGTGGCGCCGCGTTGGCTGAAACCATCGAGATTCTCAACGTTTTCAATCTCAACACGAGCGCGGGATCGAACGACTTTATTTTACATTGA
- a CDS encoding plasmid partitioning protein RepB C-terminal domain-containing protein: MGSAQCIEIIPVGSIDVVNPRARNRRIFKEIVTSVAELGLKRPITVKRKPGEAEPRYDLVCGQGRLEAYQALGQREIPAIIIDATDEDSAIMSLVENCARRQHRAIDLLHDIEGLRQRGYDFEDIARKTGLSLEYVKGVSSLLEGGEHRLLRAVEAGQMPVSIAVMISQAQDNDIQAVLQQAYEERLLRGQRLLAAKKLIEQRHHALVVGKCLIFGRDQALDLQQTG, translated from the coding sequence ATGGGATCGGCTCAATGCATTGAGATCATTCCAGTCGGGTCAATTGACGTCGTCAATCCACGGGCCCGCAACCGTCGCATCTTCAAGGAAATCGTTACGAGCGTCGCCGAGCTCGGATTGAAGCGACCCATCACTGTCAAACGGAAGCCGGGAGAAGCCGAGCCGCGCTACGACCTGGTCTGTGGCCAGGGACGGTTGGAGGCTTATCAAGCGCTTGGCCAGCGCGAGATTCCCGCGATCATCATCGACGCCACCGATGAAGACAGCGCGATCATGAGCCTGGTCGAAAACTGCGCTCGACGACAGCATCGTGCCATCGACCTTCTGCATGACATCGAAGGGCTGAGACAGCGTGGTTACGATTTCGAGGATATCGCGCGCAAGACCGGCCTTAGCCTCGAGTATGTCAAGGGCGTGAGCAGCCTGTTGGAGGGCGGGGAGCACCGCCTGCTTCGGGCGGTCGAAGCCGGGCAAATGCCCGTCAGTATCGCGGTTATGATTTCCCAGGCCCAGGACAACGACATCCAGGCCGTCCTGCAACAGGCTTACGAAGAGAGGTTGCTAAGGGGGCAGCGCCTGCTAGCAGCCAAGAAATTGATCGAGCAACGGCATCACGCGCTTGTTGTAGGTAAATGCCTCATCTTCGGTCGAGACCAGGCACTCGATCTCCAACAAACCGGATAG
- the tnpB gene encoding IS66 family insertion sequence element accessory protein TnpB (TnpB, as the term is used for proteins encoded by IS66 family insertion elements, is considered an accessory protein, since TnpC, encoded by a neighboring gene, is a DDE family transposase.) has translation MIIPAQGLRIVLAVRPVDFRCGHDALAGLVQNTLGLDPHSGLIVVFRSKRADRLKILLWDGTGLVLVYKRLGRDGRFEWPQISDGVMHLTRVQFEALFDHPC, from the coding sequence ATGATCATTCCGGCGCAGGGACTGCGGATTGTGCTTGCTGTGCGTCCTGTTGACTTCCGGTGTGGGCACGACGCGCTGGCCGGTCTTGTGCAAAACACGCTTGGGCTCGATCCGCATTCGGGCCTGATCGTGGTTTTTCGTTCGAAGCGCGCCGACCGGCTGAAGATTTTGCTATGGGACGGCACGGGCCTCGTTTTGGTCTACAAGCGCCTTGGCCGCGATGGTCGTTTCGAGTGGCCGCAGATCAGCGACGGCGTCATGCATCTGACGCGCGTGCAGTTCGAAGCGCTGTTCGATCACCCATGTTGA